A window of the Streptomyces sp. NBC_00250 genome harbors these coding sequences:
- a CDS encoding helix-turn-helix transcriptional regulator — protein MESTPKDLPAAPDSSLLSLLGLDAEQDAVYRLLVDRPDSVPASVTEPGTDPGAVVRALQGLVDRGLASAERDGDGVRYRAASPVLALGPLLESRRSALHRVEHFVSELAERHRAAASSLTGGVPVEVLTGAAAIRRRLVEMQRKARHELRSLVPAMGRTVAISFEDNLDAVERDAMRRGVVVRAVVARAWLEEPRAARWLTALASEGQRIAVTESLPIKLVLVDEDVALLPLDPARDETVEEPVALVVHRSGLLTALISLFEQYFALGRELSPAVRGSESEGPGPLDPVDRQIVALLHVGLTDAAIARQLGIGHRTVQRRLHELMESVGAATRFQLGWHASESGWLPAP, from the coding sequence ATGGAGAGCACGCCGAAGGACCTGCCTGCGGCCCCCGATTCCTCGCTGCTCTCGCTCCTGGGTCTCGACGCCGAGCAGGACGCCGTCTACCGGCTGCTCGTCGACCGGCCGGACAGCGTCCCGGCGTCGGTCACGGAGCCCGGCACGGACCCCGGGGCGGTCGTCCGCGCACTCCAGGGGCTGGTCGACCGGGGGCTCGCGAGTGCCGAGCGGGACGGGGACGGCGTACGGTACCGGGCCGCGTCGCCCGTCCTCGCGCTCGGCCCGCTCCTGGAGTCGCGCCGGTCCGCGCTGCACCGGGTCGAGCATTTCGTCTCCGAGCTGGCCGAGCGGCACCGGGCGGCGGCGTCGTCCCTGACCGGCGGCGTCCCGGTGGAGGTTCTGACGGGGGCGGCGGCGATCCGGCGGCGGCTGGTGGAGATGCAGCGGAAGGCGCGGCACGAGCTGCGGTCGCTGGTGCCGGCGATGGGCAGGACGGTCGCGATCAGCTTCGAGGACAACCTCGACGCGGTCGAGCGCGACGCGATGCGCCGGGGCGTGGTCGTGCGGGCGGTGGTGGCGCGCGCGTGGCTGGAGGAGCCCCGGGCGGCCCGGTGGCTCACCGCCCTGGCGTCGGAGGGTCAGCGGATCGCGGTGACGGAGTCGCTGCCGATCAAGCTGGTGCTGGTCGACGAGGACGTGGCCCTGCTGCCGCTGGATCCGGCGCGGGACGAGACGGTCGAGGAGCCGGTGGCCCTCGTGGTGCACCGCAGCGGTCTGCTCACGGCCCTGATCTCGCTGTTCGAGCAGTACTTCGCGCTCGGCCGGGAGTTGAGTCCGGCCGTCCGGGGGTCGGAGTCCGAGGGGCCGGGGCCGCTCGATCCGGTGGACCGGCAGATCGTGGCGCTGCTGCATGTGGGGCTCACGGACGCGGCGATCGCCCGGCAGTTGGGGATCGGGCACCGGACGGTGCAGCGGCGGCTGCACGAGCTGATGGAGTCGGTGGGGGCGGCGACCCGGTTCCAACTCGGCTGGCACGCCTCGGAGTCGGGCTGGCTGCCGGCACCGTGA
- a CDS encoding Fur family transcriptional regulator encodes MVTAGPPVRGRSTKQRAAVSAALNEVDEFRSAQELHDMLKHRGDSVGLTTVYRTLQSLADAGEVDALRTSEGETVYRRCSTGDHHHHLVCRLCGKAVEVEGPMVEQWAETIASEHGFVNVAHTVEIFGTCADCAGK; translated from the coding sequence GTGGTGACGGCAGGACCCCCCGTACGAGGCCGCTCGACCAAGCAGCGTGCCGCCGTCTCCGCGGCACTGAACGAGGTGGACGAGTTCCGCAGCGCCCAGGAGCTGCACGACATGCTCAAGCACCGCGGCGACTCGGTCGGCCTCACCACCGTCTACCGCACGCTGCAGTCCCTCGCGGACGCGGGCGAGGTCGACGCGCTGCGCACCAGCGAGGGCGAGACGGTGTACCGCCGCTGCTCGACCGGCGACCACCACCACCACCTGGTGTGCCGTCTCTGCGGCAAGGCCGTGGAGGTGGAGGGCCCGATGGTGGAGCAGTGGGCCGAGACGATCGCCTCGGAGCACGGCTTCGTGAACGTGGCGCACACGGTGGAGATCTTCGGCACGTGCGCGGACTGCGCCGGCAAGTGA
- a CDS encoding metal ABC transporter permease: MEILQLAFMQRALLAAVLVGITAPAVGIYLVQRRQALMGDGIGHVAMTGVGLGFLLNSSPVWMATAVAVVGSVAMELIRAYGKTRGDLALALLFYGGMAGGVLLINLSPTGSNANLSSYLFGSLSTVSTEDITAIAILAAFVVLVTVGLRRQLFAVSQDEEFARVTGLPVRALNLLIAVTAAVTVTVAMRVVGLLLVSALMVVPVAAAQQLSKSFRATFVLAVVTGITVTLAGTVTSYYQDVPPGATIVLYAIGVFVLLTLLATPLAKRRARAAEAGAESCDAPVPATRRPSDDVKV; this comes from the coding sequence ATGGAAATCCTCCAGCTCGCCTTCATGCAGCGCGCGCTCCTCGCGGCCGTGCTCGTCGGCATCACCGCGCCCGCCGTGGGCATCTACCTGGTCCAGCGCCGACAGGCGCTGATGGGCGACGGCATCGGCCATGTCGCCATGACCGGTGTCGGCCTCGGCTTCCTCCTGAACTCCAGCCCGGTCTGGATGGCGACCGCCGTCGCCGTCGTCGGCTCGGTCGCCATGGAGCTGATCCGGGCGTACGGGAAGACCCGCGGCGACCTCGCGCTCGCGCTGCTCTTCTACGGCGGCATGGCCGGCGGCGTCCTGCTGATCAACCTCTCGCCGACCGGTTCCAACGCCAACCTCAGCTCGTACCTCTTCGGCTCGCTCTCCACGGTCTCCACCGAGGACATCACCGCCATCGCGATCCTGGCCGCCTTCGTGGTCCTGGTCACGGTCGGTCTGCGCCGGCAGCTCTTCGCGGTCAGTCAGGACGAGGAGTTCGCCCGCGTCACCGGCCTCCCTGTGCGGGCCCTGAACCTGCTGATCGCGGTGACGGCCGCGGTGACCGTCACGGTCGCCATGCGGGTCGTCGGCCTGCTCCTGGTCAGCGCGCTCATGGTGGTGCCGGTCGCGGCGGCCCAGCAGCTGTCGAAGTCCTTCCGCGCGACCTTCGTCCTCGCGGTGGTGACGGGCATCACCGTCACCCTGGCGGGCACGGTCACCTCGTACTACCAGGACGTGCCGCCCGGCGCGACGATCGTTCTGTACGCGATCGGGGTGTTCGTCCTGCTCACCCTGCTCGCCACACCGCTCGCCAAACGGCGGGCGCGGGCGGCCGAGGCGGGCGCGGAGAGCTGTGACGCACCGGTTCCGGCCACCCGGCGGCCCTCGGACGACGTGAAGGTCTGA
- a CDS encoding VC0807 family protein, with protein MSAHEGPPAVPATATDERPGPPARSGAASAIGWVLTIGLNVVAPILTYNTLTEDHGWSEFAALLAGSAWPVLDSAIMVAWRRKIDEFAVVTLVFLVITALVSLIGAHTGRALLIKDSGMTGLFGLLCLATLLAPRPLMFYFGRKFATDGTPASTAWWNGMWQYEGFRSTMRTMTLVWGVAYVVEAAVRVALAYALPTKTMVTLSPVMIYGVLGALGVWTAWFGKRRAAEGARRQAEAAAAAAAAAAA; from the coding sequence ATGTCCGCGCACGAGGGGCCACCGGCCGTACCGGCCACAGCGACCGACGAACGACCCGGGCCGCCGGCCCGCTCCGGGGCCGCCTCGGCGATCGGCTGGGTCCTGACCATCGGGCTCAACGTCGTCGCGCCGATCCTCACGTACAACACCCTGACCGAGGACCACGGTTGGTCCGAGTTCGCCGCCCTGCTCGCCGGCAGCGCCTGGCCGGTCCTGGACAGCGCGATCATGGTCGCCTGGCGGCGCAAGATCGACGAGTTCGCCGTCGTGACCCTGGTGTTCCTGGTGATCACGGCCCTCGTCTCCCTGATCGGCGCGCACACCGGCCGCGCGTTGCTGATCAAGGACTCGGGCATGACGGGCCTGTTCGGGCTGCTCTGCCTGGCCACCCTGCTGGCGCCGCGGCCGCTGATGTTCTACTTCGGCCGCAAGTTCGCCACCGACGGCACCCCGGCGAGCACCGCCTGGTGGAACGGCATGTGGCAGTACGAGGGCTTCCGCTCCACCATGCGCACGATGACGCTGGTGTGGGGCGTGGCGTACGTGGTCGAGGCGGCCGTTCGCGTCGCCCTCGCCTACGCGCTGCCGACGAAGACTATGGTCACCCTGAGCCCGGTCATGATCTACGGGGTGCTCGGCGCCCTGGGCGTGTGGACGGCCTGGTTCGGCAAGCGTCGCGCGGCCGAGGGCGCGCGGCGCCAGGCCGAGGCCGCGGCGGCGGCGGCGGCGGCGGCGGCCGCCTGA
- a CDS encoding YcxB family protein encodes MNEATDNGTRDGLELVYPPVFTDVSEAVRVRLRATRWWRVLRWTARGACVLALAVAALELLVVRDPDPGTAVVMTLLGLLAVSAAEVLPWATARSLFLMIRSQGEARALVDADGGRWITRDTDVVIRWAMLPQYVETPRLFVLLTARRTGTGFAYLPKSGFADPADADRLRAVLDRHITRR; translated from the coding sequence GTGAACGAAGCGACGGACAACGGCACCCGGGACGGGCTCGAACTCGTCTACCCCCCGGTCTTCACGGACGTGAGCGAGGCGGTACGGGTCCGTCTGCGGGCCACCCGATGGTGGCGGGTCCTGCGGTGGACGGCCCGCGGCGCCTGTGTGCTCGCCCTCGCCGTCGCGGCCCTGGAGCTGCTGGTCGTGCGCGACCCGGATCCGGGGACGGCGGTGGTGATGACCCTGCTCGGCCTCCTGGCCGTGTCCGCCGCGGAGGTGCTGCCCTGGGCGACCGCCCGCAGCCTCTTCCTGATGATCCGGTCGCAGGGCGAGGCGAGGGCCCTCGTGGACGCGGACGGCGGACGGTGGATCACCCGGGACACCGACGTCGTGATCCGCTGGGCCATGCTGCCCCAGTACGTCGAGACCCCCCGGCTCTTCGTCCTGCTCACCGCGCGGCGGACCGGCACCGGCTTCGCGTACCTGCCCAAGAGCGGGTTCGCCGACCCGGCCGACGCCGACCGGCTGCGGGCGGTCCTCGACCGGCACATCACCAGGAGATGA
- a CDS encoding metal ABC transporter ATP-binding protein, translated as MAAPEAEPVISVRGASAALGARPVLRGVDLTVRRGEVVALLGANGSGKSTAVRSVIGQVPLTGGTIELFGTERKRFRDWARVGYVPQRTTAASGVPATIREVVASGRLSRRRFGWLTKDDKAAVERAIGLVGLADRAKDSVSALSGGQHQRVLIARALASEPELLIMDEPMAGVDLASQEILASTLREQVAGGTSVLLVLHELGPLEPLIDRAVVLRDGCVVHDGPPPEALGQHALPGHDHVHPHAAGEPLRTGLLT; from the coding sequence ATGGCAGCCCCCGAAGCGGAACCCGTCATCTCCGTCCGCGGAGCCTCGGCGGCCCTCGGCGCCCGGCCCGTCCTCCGGGGCGTCGACCTCACCGTCCGGCGCGGTGAGGTCGTCGCGCTGCTGGGCGCCAACGGCTCCGGCAAGTCCACCGCGGTCCGCTCCGTCATCGGCCAGGTGCCGCTGACCGGCGGCACGATCGAGCTGTTCGGCACGGAGCGGAAGCGGTTCCGCGACTGGGCCCGGGTCGGTTACGTGCCCCAGCGCACCACCGCGGCGAGCGGCGTCCCCGCCACCATCCGCGAGGTCGTCGCCTCCGGCCGGCTCTCCCGCCGCAGGTTCGGCTGGCTGACCAAGGACGACAAGGCCGCCGTCGAGCGGGCCATCGGTCTCGTCGGCCTCGCCGACCGCGCCAAGGACTCCGTCTCCGCCCTCTCCGGCGGCCAGCACCAGCGGGTCCTGATCGCCCGCGCGCTCGCCTCCGAGCCCGAGCTCCTGATCATGGACGAGCCGATGGCCGGCGTCGACCTGGCCAGCCAGGAGATCCTCGCCTCGACCCTGCGCGAGCAGGTCGCCGGCGGCACCTCCGTCCTCCTCGTCCTGCACGAGCTGGGCCCGCTGGAGCCCCTGATCGACCGCGCGGTCGTGCTCCGCGACGGCTGTGTCGTCCATGACGGCCCGCCGCCCGAGGCGCTCGGCCAGCACGCGCTGCCGGGCCACGACCACGTCCATCCGCACGCGGCCGGGGAGCCGCTCCGTACGGGTCTGCTGACCTGA
- a CDS encoding M4 family metallopeptidase, with the protein MRTQRTRRIRRMLATGVVMAATGSVLLTAPAQAEEVNEPTPAATQEAPEAVVAPRMTQGLDGATTRRGTPAEAARAHLKAHQDTYRVPETDLATVRTSADGGQASVRFRQKRNGVPVFGAEYAVQTEAADGGQHVTSATGTLYPELTVSTTPKVTEATAERRMLTLDTRLAAAEGTATERHGLTVLPGADGGRLAWHFTVTGATAAGEPLRQEVFVDAHAGGIALSYNNIDAATAAPEKGTGVRVDGTETPLDVNKETDGSYTLVDSARAMFPVTGGQVITYDANRQSYLDVANGPVREGTTIVSSPTNRFAGTATSSGAVDAHVNASKVYEYLKDQLGRDGVDGKGGTIHSVVNVARSGKDYANAFWDGTKMVYGHMNGVPLSVGLDVVGHEMAHGVTEHSAGLVYLNQSGALNEAISDYFGNAMETADKGVAMTDPTSGLIGEYLCNGTKPLAECALRDMNDGRVAGEDYLPASLDIDNGGVHLNSTVVSGAMWDMRKSMDTKLADRIVYRAAQNYLTPLSGFSDMRNAVTLAAKSLKVSKADLAVIDAAFEAHGIREGWEKRGGTHDGRTVAADVLPAYEVYSGVDEQAAQISGDVYAIGHGSAEAWGANSAAFGITVGRFSKEHGTSDHELAEKDAYLLDPSVDDDRIVFTRITADSVGVWTAKDKGHGKIRKLVDGPADELEPATADGRLAYISREGAESDVMLLDRDGTTVNLTPAVGSDATNLTMKHGTVAWRDERGKFVNVYDIATGETKRQKMTSFALGEITDVQLSKDRVFWRETTAFLFRLDSFYSAPLSDLTKRASLKKPGTTYGGQFSVSDEYFAYSTYDASGALGGWTGKIGKVYAAPLADVVDGTPEFQRISCSSGMQLAPALGDGQRAAWLDTTAASTDVVTRKTFAGTCS; encoded by the coding sequence GTGAGGACTCAGAGAACCCGACGGATACGCCGGATGCTCGCGACCGGTGTGGTCATGGCGGCCACCGGTTCGGTGCTGCTGACCGCTCCGGCGCAGGCCGAGGAGGTGAACGAGCCCACCCCGGCCGCCACACAGGAGGCGCCGGAGGCGGTGGTCGCGCCCCGCATGACCCAGGGCCTCGACGGCGCCACCACCCGCCGGGGCACCCCGGCCGAGGCGGCCCGCGCCCATCTGAAGGCCCACCAGGACACGTACCGCGTGCCGGAGACCGACCTCGCGACGGTCAGGACGAGCGCCGACGGCGGTCAGGCCTCGGTCCGTTTCCGGCAGAAGCGGAACGGCGTGCCGGTCTTCGGCGCCGAGTACGCAGTGCAGACGGAGGCGGCCGACGGAGGTCAGCACGTGACCTCGGCGACCGGCACGCTCTACCCGGAGCTGACCGTCTCCACCACCCCGAAGGTCACCGAGGCCACCGCCGAGCGGCGGATGCTCACCCTCGACACCCGCCTCGCGGCCGCCGAGGGCACGGCGACCGAGCGCCACGGCCTGACCGTCCTGCCGGGCGCCGACGGCGGCCGTCTTGCCTGGCACTTCACGGTGACCGGTGCGACGGCGGCCGGTGAGCCGCTGCGCCAGGAGGTCTTCGTCGACGCCCACGCCGGCGGCATCGCCCTCTCGTACAACAACATCGACGCCGCGACGGCCGCCCCCGAGAAGGGCACGGGCGTCCGCGTCGACGGCACGGAGACCCCGCTCGACGTCAACAAGGAGACGGACGGCTCGTACACCCTGGTCGACTCGGCGCGGGCGATGTTCCCGGTGACCGGCGGCCAGGTCATCACGTACGACGCGAACCGCCAGAGCTATCTGGACGTCGCCAACGGCCCGGTGAGGGAGGGCACCACGATCGTCTCCTCCCCGACGAACCGTTTCGCCGGTACGGCGACGAGCTCGGGTGCGGTCGACGCCCACGTCAACGCGAGCAAGGTCTACGAGTACCTCAAGGACCAGCTCGGCCGGGACGGTGTCGACGGCAAGGGCGGCACGATCCACTCCGTCGTCAACGTCGCCAGGAGCGGCAAGGACTACGCGAACGCCTTCTGGGACGGCACCAAGATGGTGTACGGCCACATGAACGGCGTACCGCTGTCGGTCGGGCTCGACGTCGTCGGCCACGAGATGGCGCACGGCGTCACCGAGCACAGCGCGGGGCTGGTCTACCTCAATCAGTCCGGCGCGCTCAACGAGGCGATCTCGGACTACTTCGGCAACGCCATGGAGACCGCCGACAAGGGCGTCGCCATGACCGACCCGACCTCGGGCCTGATCGGCGAGTACCTCTGCAACGGCACCAAGCCGCTCGCCGAGTGCGCCCTGCGCGACATGAACGACGGCCGGGTCGCGGGCGAGGACTACCTCCCGGCCTCGCTCGACATCGACAACGGCGGGGTGCACCTCAACTCCACCGTCGTGTCCGGCGCGATGTGGGACATGCGCAAGAGCATGGACACGAAGCTCGCCGACCGGATCGTCTACCGGGCCGCGCAGAACTACCTCACCCCGCTCTCCGGTTTCAGCGACATGCGGAACGCGGTCACACTGGCCGCGAAGTCCCTCAAGGTCTCCAAGGCCGACCTGGCCGTGATCGACGCCGCCTTCGAGGCCCACGGCATCCGGGAGGGCTGGGAGAAGCGCGGCGGCACCCACGACGGCCGGACGGTCGCCGCCGACGTCCTGCCCGCGTACGAGGTGTACAGCGGCGTCGACGAGCAGGCCGCGCAGATCAGCGGCGACGTGTACGCGATCGGCCACGGCTCGGCGGAGGCCTGGGGCGCGAACAGCGCGGCCTTCGGCATCACCGTCGGCCGCTTCTCGAAGGAGCACGGGACGTCGGACCACGAACTGGCCGAGAAGGACGCCTACCTCCTCGACCCGTCGGTCGACGACGACCGGATCGTCTTCACCCGGATCACCGCCGACTCGGTCGGTGTCTGGACGGCGAAGGACAAGGGCCACGGCAAGATCCGGAAGCTGGTCGACGGCCCCGCGGACGAGCTGGAGCCCGCGACCGCCGACGGCCGCCTCGCCTACATCAGCCGCGAGGGCGCCGAGTCGGACGTCATGCTCCTGGACCGTGACGGCACGACGGTGAACCTGACCCCGGCGGTCGGTTCGGACGCCACCAACCTGACGATGAAGCACGGCACGGTCGCCTGGCGCGACGAGCGCGGCAAGTTCGTCAACGTGTACGACATCGCCACCGGCGAGACCAAGCGGCAGAAGATGACGAGCTTCGCGCTCGGCGAGATCACCGACGTGCAGCTGTCGAAGGACCGGGTCTTCTGGCGCGAGACCACGGCCTTCCTCTTCCGCCTCGACTCGTTCTACTCGGCGCCGCTCTCCGACCTCACGAAGCGCGCGTCGCTGAAGAAGCCGGGCACGACCTACGGCGGCCAGTTCTCCGTCAGCGACGAGTACTTCGCCTACTCGACGTACGACGCCTCGGGCGCGCTGGGCGGCTGGACCGGGAAGATCGGCAAGGTGTACGCGGCTCCGCTCGCGGACGTCGTCGACGGCACCCCGGAATTCCAGCGGATCTCCTGCTCCTCGGGCATGCAGCTGGCCCCGGCGCTCGGTGACGGGCAGCGCGCGGCCTGGCTGGACACGACGGCCGCCTCGACGGACGTGGTGACCCGGAAGACCTTCGCCGGCACCTGCTCCTGA
- a CDS encoding glycine--tRNA ligase codes for MAADKIDTIVSLSKRRGFVYPCSEIYGGQKAAWDYGPLGVELKENLKRQWWRYMVTSREDVVGIDSSVILATEVWEASGHVATFTDPLTECTSCHKRYRADHLEEAYEEKHGRLPENGFADLNCPNCGNKGTFTEPKQFSGLLSTHLGPTQDTGSVAYLRPETAQGIFTNFGQVQQTSRKKPPFGIGQMGKSFRNEITPGNFIFRTREFEQMEMEFFVKPGEDEQWQEYWMEQRWNWYTGLGLREENMRWFEHPQEKLSHYSKRTADIEYRFQFGGSEWGELEGVANRTDYDLNAHSKASGANLTYLDQETGERYTPYVIEPAAGVGRAMLAFLLDAYNEDEAPNAKGVMEKRVVLRLDPRLAPVKVAVLPLSRNPQLSPKAKGLAADLRQNWNIEFDDAGAIGRRYRRQDEIGTPFCVTVDFDTLDDNAVTVRERDTMKQERVSLDQIQSYLGSRLLGC; via the coding sequence GTGGCCGCCGACAAGATCGACACCATCGTCAGCCTGAGCAAGCGCCGTGGCTTCGTCTACCCGTGCAGTGAGATCTACGGCGGCCAGAAGGCCGCCTGGGACTACGGACCGCTGGGTGTCGAACTCAAGGAGAACCTGAAGCGCCAGTGGTGGCGTTACATGGTCACCTCGCGCGAGGACGTCGTCGGCATCGACTCGTCGGTCATCCTGGCCACCGAGGTCTGGGAGGCCTCCGGCCACGTCGCCACCTTCACCGACCCGCTCACCGAGTGCACCTCCTGCCACAAGCGCTACCGCGCGGACCACCTGGAGGAGGCGTACGAGGAGAAGCACGGCCGTCTCCCCGAGAACGGCTTCGCCGACCTCAACTGCCCCAACTGTGGCAACAAGGGCACCTTCACCGAGCCCAAGCAGTTCTCCGGCCTCCTCTCCACCCACCTCGGCCCGACCCAGGACACCGGCTCCGTCGCGTACCTGCGTCCCGAGACCGCGCAGGGCATCTTCACCAACTTCGGTCAGGTGCAGCAGACCTCGCGCAAGAAGCCCCCGTTCGGCATCGGCCAGATGGGCAAGTCCTTCCGGAACGAGATCACTCCGGGCAACTTCATCTTCCGCACTCGCGAGTTCGAGCAGATGGAGATGGAGTTCTTCGTCAAGCCGGGCGAGGACGAGCAGTGGCAGGAGTACTGGATGGAGCAGCGCTGGAACTGGTACACGGGCCTGGGTCTCCGTGAGGAGAACATGCGCTGGTTCGAGCACCCGCAGGAGAAGCTCTCCCACTACTCCAAGCGCACCGCCGACATCGAGTACCGCTTCCAGTTCGGCGGCAGCGAGTGGGGCGAGCTGGAGGGCGTCGCCAACCGCACCGACTACGACCTGAACGCCCACTCCAAGGCCTCCGGCGCCAACCTGACCTACCTGGACCAGGAGACCGGCGAGCGCTACACGCCGTACGTCATCGAGCCCGCCGCCGGTGTCGGCCGCGCGATGCTGGCCTTCCTCCTCGACGCGTACAACGAGGACGAGGCCCCCAACGCCAAGGGCGTCATGGAGAAGCGCGTCGTCCTGCGTCTCGACCCGCGCCTGGCGCCGGTCAAGGTCGCCGTCCTGCCGCTCTCCCGCAACCCGCAGCTCTCGCCGAAGGCCAAGGGCCTTGCGGCCGACCTGCGCCAGAACTGGAACATCGAGTTCGACGACGCCGGCGCCATCGGCCGCCGCTACCGTCGCCAGGACGAGATCGGCACCCCGTTCTGCGTGACCGTCGACTTCGACACCCTCGACGACAACGCGGTGACCGTGCGCGAGCGCGACACCATGAAGCAGGAGCGCGTCTCCCTCGACCAGATCCAGAGCTACCTGGGCAGCCGCCTGCTCGGCTGCTGA
- a CDS encoding isoprenyl transferase has product MAIARLLGRQRREYSTPEPHPSGARPPKLQSELVPEHVAIVMDGNGRWAKERGLPRTEGHKVGAEQVLDVLQGAIEMGVGSISLYAFSTENWKRSPEEVRFLMNFNRDFIRKSRDQLDSLGVRVRWVGRMPKLWKSVAKELQIAQEQTKDNTKLTLYFCMNYGGRAELTDAAQAMGEDVKAGRLDPAKITEKTIQKYLYYPDMPDVDLFLRPSGEQRTSNYLIWQSAYAEMVFQDVLWPDFDRRDLWRACVEYAQRDRRFGGVDPADMAVLEKG; this is encoded by the coding sequence ATGGCCATCGCACGACTGCTCGGTCGCCAGCGCCGGGAGTACAGCACCCCCGAGCCGCACCCCTCCGGTGCCCGGCCGCCGAAGCTCCAGTCCGAGCTGGTCCCCGAGCACGTCGCGATCGTCATGGACGGCAACGGCCGCTGGGCCAAGGAGCGCGGCCTGCCCCGCACCGAGGGCCACAAGGTCGGCGCCGAGCAGGTGCTCGACGTGCTCCAGGGCGCGATCGAGATGGGCGTGGGCTCGATCTCGCTGTACGCCTTCTCCACCGAGAACTGGAAGCGCTCGCCCGAGGAGGTGCGCTTCCTGATGAACTTCAACCGCGACTTCATCCGCAAGTCCCGCGACCAGCTCGACTCGCTCGGCGTGCGGGTGCGCTGGGTCGGCCGGATGCCCAAGCTGTGGAAGTCGGTGGCCAAGGAGCTCCAGATCGCGCAGGAGCAGACCAAGGACAACACCAAGCTCACGCTGTACTTCTGCATGAACTACGGCGGCCGCGCGGAGCTCACGGACGCGGCGCAGGCGATGGGCGAGGACGTGAAGGCGGGCCGCCTCGACCCGGCGAAGATCACCGAGAAGACCATCCAGAAGTACCTCTACTACCCGGACATGCCGGACGTGGACCTGTTCCTGCGGCCCAGCGGCGAGCAGCGCACCTCCAACTACCTGATCTGGCAGAGCGCGTACGCCGAGATGGTCTTCCAGGACGTGCTGTGGCCCGACTTCGACCGCCGCGACCTGTGGCGGGCCTGTGTCGAGTACGCCCAGCGCGACCGCCGCTTCGGCGGCGTCGACCCGGCCGACATGGCCGTCCTCGAAAAGGGCTGA
- a CDS encoding metal ABC transporter substrate-binding protein has translation MNVRRLIPTTAVAGAVALGLVTLSACGGTSDAADKGSDGKLDVVASFYPMQYLAEQIGGGHVAVETLTKPGVEPHDLELKPRQIGELGEADVVLYLKGVQPAVDDAIAQAGVENTVDAATLTKLEAHGTEVGHAGHDHAEGEHAEEEAGHDHGSEAGADPHIWLDPVKYAEVAKGVGTALEKADPANAADYRKNTDALVKKLGDLDTDFATGLKNTATKTFITTHSAFGYLAERYGLDQEGISGIDPESEPSPARIKELQDIAKKDKVTTVFFETLASDKTAKTLAGDAGLKTDVLDPLEGITETSKGDDYIEVMRSNLAALQKALGAK, from the coding sequence ATGAACGTACGCCGCCTGATACCCACCACCGCCGTCGCCGGAGCCGTCGCGCTCGGGCTCGTGACCCTCTCCGCCTGCGGCGGCACCTCCGACGCGGCCGACAAGGGCAGCGACGGCAAGCTGGACGTGGTGGCGTCGTTCTACCCCATGCAGTACCTGGCCGAGCAGATAGGCGGCGGCCACGTCGCCGTCGAGACGCTCACCAAGCCCGGCGTCGAACCCCACGACCTGGAGCTCAAGCCGAGGCAGATCGGCGAGCTCGGCGAGGCCGACGTCGTCCTCTACCTCAAGGGCGTCCAGCCCGCCGTCGACGACGCGATCGCCCAGGCCGGCGTCGAGAACACCGTCGACGCCGCCACCCTCACCAAGCTCGAGGCCCACGGCACCGAGGTCGGCCACGCGGGCCACGACCACGCCGAAGGCGAGCACGCGGAAGAGGAAGCCGGTCACGACCACGGCTCCGAGGCCGGCGCCGACCCGCACATCTGGCTCGACCCCGTGAAGTACGCCGAGGTCGCCAAGGGTGTCGGCACCGCACTGGAGAAAGCCGACCCGGCGAACGCCGCCGACTACAGGAAGAACACCGACGCGCTGGTCAAGAAGCTCGGCGACCTCGACACCGACTTCGCGACCGGTCTGAAGAACACCGCGACGAAGACCTTCATCACCACCCACTCCGCCTTCGGCTACCTCGCCGAGCGGTACGGGCTGGACCAGGAGGGCATCTCCGGCATCGACCCCGAGTCCGAGCCGAGCCCCGCCCGGATCAAGGAACTCCAGGACATCGCGAAGAAGGACAAGGTCACCACCGTCTTCTTCGAGACCCTCGCGAGCGACAAGACCGCCAAGACCCTCGCGGGCGACGCCGGCCTCAAGACCGACGTGCTCGACCCGCTGGAGGGAATCACGGAGACCTCCAAGGGCGATGACTACATCGAGGTCATGCGGTCCAACCTCGCCGCGCTGCAGAAGGCTCTCGGCGCCAAGTGA